One Elaeis guineensis isolate ETL-2024a chromosome 10, EG11, whole genome shotgun sequence genomic window carries:
- the LOC105042771 gene encoding uncharacterized protein, which yields MGEDLLTTLSMENHHPSTLLSMDPTGGPALFSSHEDLTDRELMIQRPQMVLSGPPDINLPLSAERSPPQQSWNLDPCDILDVSLGPQVFDTEAVLHLPKVSTARKCAKRGDSIWGAWFFFNFYFKPALSEKSKAKITRDGNGFLGFDKSDLRLDVFLVQHDMENMYMWVFKERPENALGKMQLRSYMNGHSRLGEPQFPFGVDKGFVRSHRMQRKQYRGLSNPQCVHGIEVVRSPNLAVVAEEDRKKWMELTSRELNFSIPPEASDFESWRNLPNTEFELERPPPPWKNTLHPHPKKLLNGSGLNLSSQLNHSNGDGMDLSPECSKRRKDFFPHRMDEDCSLPTNSFSEKAQDMDMHPVEPSWLNEFSGVMRHAYGPVTAAKTIYEDEQGYLIMVSLPFVDQQSVKVSWRNSLTHGIVKILCVSTARMPYIKRHDRTFKLTDPSLEHCPPGEFIREIPLATRIPEDAKLEAYYDETGAVLEIMVPKHRVGPEEHEVRVCMRPPHLGANNLMLT from the coding sequence ATGGGGGAAGACCTCCTTACCACTTTGTCCATGGAGAACCACCACCCATCCACTCTCCTTTCCATGGACCCAACCGGCGGCCCGGCCTTGTTTTCCTCCCATGAGGACTTGACCGACCGCGAGCTTATGATCCAGCGCCCGCAGATGGTCCTCTCCGGCCCGCCCGACATCAACCTCCCTCTCTCCGCCGAGCGCTCTCCTCCCCAGCAATCTTGGAACCTCGACCCCTGCGACATCTTGGACGTCAGCCTCGGTCCTCAGGTCTTTGATACCGAGGCTGTCCTGCACCTCCCCAAGGTCAGCACCGCCCGCAAGTGTGCCAAGAGAGGCGACAGCATCTGGGGCGCATGGTTCTTCTTCAACTTCTATTTCAAGCCGGCGCTTTCTGAGAAATCCAAAGCCAAGATTACAAGGGACGGGAATGGTTTCTTGGGCTTTGATAAGTCTGACCTTCGGCTTGATGTGTTCCTGGTCCAGCATGACATGGAGAACATGTACATGTGGGTCTTCAAGGAGAGGCCGGAGAATGCGCTAGGCAAGATGCAGCTGAGGAGCTACATGAATGGACACTCCCGCCTTGGTGAACCCCAATTCCCATTCGGTGTCGACAAGGGCTTTGTCCGGTCCCATCGGATGCAGCGCAAGCAGTACCGCGGGCTGTCGAACCCTCAGTGCGTGCATGGTATTGAGGTGGTGAGGTCACCCAACTTGGCAGTGGTCGCCGAGGAGGACCGCAAGAAGTGGATGGAGCTCACCAGTAGGGAGCTTAATTTCTCTATCCCGCCAGAAGCCAGTGATTTTGAGTCATGGAGGAATCTTCCCAACACTGAATTTGAGCTCGAAAGGCCTCCTCCTCCTTGGAAGAACACTTTGCATCCCCACCCGAAGAAATTGCTTAATGGATCAGGTTTGAACTTGTCATCCCAGTTGAATCATTCCAATGgtgatgggatggacctttctcCCGAATGCAGCAAACGCAGGAAGGATTTCTTCCCCCATAGGATGGATGAGGATTGCAGTTTGCCTACGAATTCTTTTTCAGAGAAAGCCCAAGACATGGACATGCATCCGGTTGAGCCATCATGGTTGAATGAGTTTAGTGGTGTGATGAGGCATGCCTATGGGCCGGTGACTGCTGCGAAGACAATTTACGAGGATGAACAAGGTTACTTGATAATGGTTAGCTTGCCCTTTGTTGATCAACAGAGTGTGAAGGTTTCTTGGAGGAATAGTCTTACTCATGGGATAGTGAAGATACTTTGTGTCAGTACTGCCCGAATGCCATATATAAAGAGGCACGATAGAACATTCAAGCTGACTGACCCATCTCTCGAGCATTGCCCACCAGGGGAATTCATAAGAGAGATACCGCTTGCCACCCGAATCCCTGAAGATGCTAAGTTGGAAGCCTACTATGATGAGACTGGTGCTGTACTAGAAATAATGGTTCCTAAACACCGTGTTGGGCCAGAAGAACATGAAGTGCGTGTGTGCATGCGCCCTCCTCACCTTGGTGCCAATAATCTTATGTTGACCTGA